The following coding sequences are from one Paenibacillus sp. FSL R5-0912 window:
- a CDS encoding response regulator, whose amino-acid sequence MEEYKQTVLYVEDNQLNMALMHHIFKRNLPSILLLKAETAELGLSMAREELPDLIILDIGLPGLNGYEALEILQQDEATCHIPVLGTSAFAQLSDIEKARNKGFASYITKPFQVKAFTETVKRLLDGGL is encoded by the coding sequence ATGGAGGAGTACAAGCAGACAGTATTATATGTGGAAGATAATCAACTCAACATGGCCCTAATGCATCATATCTTCAAAAGAAACCTGCCCTCCATATTGCTGCTGAAAGCCGAAACGGCAGAGCTCGGGCTAAGTATGGCCCGTGAAGAACTGCCGGATCTGATCATCCTGGATATCGGGCTGCCCGGCCTTAACGGATATGAAGCTCTGGAAATATTGCAGCAGGATGAGGCTACTTGCCACATTCCGGTACTGGGAACCAGTGCGTTTGCTCAATTATCGGATATTGAAAAAGCCAGGAATAAGGGTTTTGCTTCATACATTACCAAACCTTTTCAGGTAAAAGCCTTCACTGAAACGGTGAAGAGGCTGCTGGACGGTGGGCTCTAA
- a CDS encoding helix-turn-helix domain-containing protein → MFLGSTIRQIRSSKGINQSILADGIMSRSNLSRFEGGKYYPGYDKLILLLDKLEMSLEELLFLQNGYAQPEKRTLHLSLVEAANRYEFDKVRTISHECRFLYGVTRTEAYYHLYLLGQGFLIQYQREDEIRQLSELAGEIKPYLMGADIWYLYEFKLLNNFLFTLSSGDAIFFGLRAADEFDKYHDFAESRTIQQHLMQNIAKICLKEHNYEQSLFFLKKALPLADKTNLLYDKIVTLVYHEITLLCLKHKDDTQQLLGYLDILRQLEFNDSYEALQQVCRIHLPDIF, encoded by the coding sequence ATGTTTCTGGGCTCTACAATCAGGCAAATCCGTTCCTCCAAAGGAATCAACCAGTCGATTCTGGCGGATGGGATTATGAGCCGTTCCAACTTGTCACGCTTTGAGGGCGGTAAATATTATCCCGGATATGACAAGCTGATCCTCCTGCTGGACAAGCTGGAAATGTCCCTTGAAGAGCTGCTGTTCCTGCAGAATGGCTATGCACAGCCGGAGAAACGTACGCTTCACTTAAGTCTGGTGGAGGCGGCGAACCGTTATGAATTCGACAAAGTTAGAACGATCAGCCATGAATGCCGTTTCTTGTACGGGGTGACGCGCACGGAGGCTTATTATCATTTGTATCTGCTGGGCCAGGGTTTTCTGATTCAATATCAGCGGGAGGATGAGATCAGGCAGTTAAGCGAATTAGCCGGGGAGATCAAGCCTTATCTGATGGGTGCGGATATATGGTATCTGTATGAGTTCAAGCTGCTGAATAATTTCCTGTTTACGTTAAGCAGCGGAGACGCGATCTTTTTTGGACTAAGGGCTGCAGATGAGTTTGATAAATACCATGACTTTGCCGAGAGCCGGACCATCCAGCAGCATCTGATGCAGAATATCGCGAAAATTTGCCTGAAAGAGCATAATTACGAGCAAAGCCTGTTCTTCCTTAAAAAAGCGCTGCCCTTAGCGGATAAGACGAATCTGCTGTACGATAAAATTGTCACATTGGTGTACCATGAGATCACGCTGCTCTGTCTGAAGCATAAAGACGATACCCAGCAGTTATTGGGTTACCTGGATATTCTCCGGCAGCTTGAGTTCAATGACAGTTATGAAGCGCTGCAGCAGGTGTGCCGGATACATCTGCCGGATATATTCTGA
- a CDS encoding chemotaxis protein CheW, translating to MTLDTANQYVEFGMGQEQYAIPIQDIHEIIRVQEITRLPHTPAFVEGVINLRGKIVPVISLRKRFGFEDIPLTKRTRIIVINRQDEKVGVLVDHVNKVVRIHDMQAPPERLGTLNGTFFEGIGKSDNGLVSVLKLEHLFEEAGS from the coding sequence ATGACGCTGGATACAGCAAATCAATATGTCGAATTTGGGATGGGCCAGGAACAGTATGCCATTCCGATCCAGGATATTCATGAAATTATCCGTGTGCAGGAAATCACCCGTCTTCCACATACTCCTGCTTTTGTTGAAGGGGTCATTAACCTGAGGGGCAAGATCGTACCGGTGATCAGTTTACGCAAACGCTTTGGATTCGAAGACATTCCGTTGACCAAACGTACACGGATAATAGTAATCAACCGCCAGGATGAGAAGGTGGGTGTGCTCGTGGATCACGTGAATAAGGTGGTGCGCATCCATGATATGCAAGCACCGCCGGAACGGCTGGGAACCCTGAACGGCACGTTCTTCGAGGGGATTGGCAAATCGGACAATGGACTTGTCAGTGTGCTGAAACTGGAGCACTTATTTGAAGAAGCGGGCAGTTAG
- a CDS encoding Na-translocating system protein MpsC family protein produces MSTTELTSQLSSFTGRLLRERFGKGPESIHASIGKQCIALHIRNFIGPVEKFLLNKEEEQAFRYTRELLMKSLLPELAAYLKEMTAMEVGEIFYDWGIHNASGMIVALIKNDVMVIDDYAGRQEVHAQINEVSRKVQKEPVYTDSWWLGPRVLIIKREGILIPLEKELISLGYENTLKTTKRKMEKRYLEDTTTIAPMLGKELSDIYVDWDFDKDTSVIAYTFH; encoded by the coding sequence ATGAGCACTACAGAACTTACTAGCCAACTTTCCAGTTTCACAGGAAGATTACTGCGGGAACGCTTTGGGAAAGGGCCTGAATCCATACACGCCTCTATCGGAAAGCAATGTATAGCGCTGCATATTCGTAATTTTATCGGACCTGTGGAGAAATTTTTGTTAAATAAGGAAGAAGAACAGGCGTTTCGCTATACGAGAGAGCTTCTGATGAAGTCTCTGCTGCCCGAGCTTGCGGCCTACCTGAAGGAAATGACGGCTATGGAGGTTGGCGAGATTTTCTATGACTGGGGTATACATAATGCGTCTGGAATGATCGTTGCGCTCATTAAGAATGACGTTATGGTCATTGACGATTATGCCGGGCGTCAAGAAGTCCATGCCCAGATAAATGAAGTTAGCAGAAAGGTTCAGAAGGAACCGGTCTATACCGACTCCTGGTGGCTTGGCCCGCGCGTCCTGATTATCAAACGTGAGGGTATCCTGATCCCGCTGGAGAAGGAACTGATTAGCCTTGGTTATGAGAATACGCTTAAGACTACCAAACGTAAGATGGAAAAACGATATTTGGAGGATACCACCACGATTGCCCCGATGCTTGGCAAGGAACTGTCGGATATATACGTGGATTGGGATTTCGACAAGGATACCAGTGTGATAGCTTATACTTTTCATTAA
- a CDS encoding protein-glutamate methylesterase/protein-glutamine glutaminase, with amino-acid sequence MNKRVLIVDDSAFMRRLLTEMIKEFSGFEVAGVARNGLEAVQQVLALQPDVVTMDVEMPIMDGLKALGEIMKLRPTPVIMVSSLTREGADATIQALMLGAVDFIAKPSGSISAELGNKQNELLVMLQAAASSHQSVTKWGGEPPKRRALPAQTAGPAASVQRERKRTSPMISGICAVGTSTGGPKALETLLTSLPEDLAVPVVVVQHMPVKFTASLAQRLDQHAALHVVEATHHQILEPGNVYIAPGGKHMEIENTGAGSYRIVISEHNTVNGHRPSVEVMFDSVTRLKGLKKGYVIMTGMGADGAQAMQRAKQAAFQSVTIAESEATCVVYGMPRAAVELKCIDHILPLPQIAGKIISIFHNSSDNY; translated from the coding sequence ATGAATAAGCGCGTACTGATCGTAGATGATTCTGCCTTTATGAGAAGGCTTCTGACGGAAATGATTAAGGAGTTTTCCGGTTTTGAAGTGGCCGGCGTTGCCAGAAACGGATTAGAGGCCGTACAGCAGGTGCTGGCCCTTCAGCCGGATGTGGTGACTATGGATGTTGAGATGCCCATCATGGACGGGCTGAAGGCGCTGGGGGAAATAATGAAGCTTAGGCCTACTCCGGTGATTATGGTTAGCTCGCTCACCCGGGAAGGTGCCGACGCTACCATTCAGGCTTTGATGCTGGGGGCAGTTGACTTTATTGCTAAACCCTCCGGTTCCATCTCGGCAGAACTCGGGAACAAGCAGAACGAACTGCTGGTGATGCTGCAGGCAGCGGCATCCTCTCATCAATCGGTCACAAAGTGGGGAGGGGAGCCGCCCAAACGGCGTGCTCTGCCGGCCCAAACGGCGGGGCCTGCGGCTTCGGTTCAGCGTGAAAGAAAACGAACATCCCCAATGATCAGCGGGATATGCGCAGTGGGCACCTCAACCGGAGGACCTAAGGCGCTTGAGACGCTGCTTACCTCCTTGCCGGAGGATCTTGCGGTTCCCGTTGTTGTCGTTCAACATATGCCGGTTAAATTCACGGCTTCACTTGCTCAGCGGCTGGATCAGCATGCCGCTCTGCATGTGGTGGAGGCAACGCATCATCAAATCCTGGAGCCCGGAAATGTCTATATTGCACCCGGAGGCAAGCATATGGAAATAGAGAATACCGGCGCCGGATCGTACCGTATTGTGATTAGTGAGCACAATACGGTGAATGGGCACCGCCCCTCTGTAGAGGTTATGTTCGATTCCGTCACACGGCTGAAGGGGCTGAAAAAGGGTTACGTCATTATGACCGGTATGGGAGCTGATGGTGCACAGGCGATGCAGCGGGCCAAGCAGGCTGCGTTCCAGTCCGTCACGATAGCCGAATCAGAGGCTACCTGCGTGGTGTATGGCATGCCCAGAGCTGCGGTAGAGCTGAAGTGTATTGATCATATTTTGCCCCTTCCACAAATCGCCGGAAAGATAATAAGTATATTTCATAATAGTTCAGATAATTATTAA
- a CDS encoding methyl-accepting chemotaxis protein, which yields MKKLKMSVKTKLLSILLIPILAMALTSYLSLNLVISSDNNLKRVFYDHGYNLTSYMLNADRDMYQAYSAVQLHLATGDEKAVADYRENIAQVAERIGRAEDILKTYNDRRILDLRSEAGSDILRELGEARMLFVEWTGIIDQLLQSPGERKVTNELLRVDQFTEARDKLDSASGIVEAFMVNEVKGSEESIHLSFIKVAAVSVALLMASFIMGFLYIRKIGSAFKMIQIVMERLTAGDLTVEPLNLKSKDEIGQVALAINNMTGKIKGLIEKSVTLSHTVSTASREISMNTEEVVRSSTHQANDAQTMTMLVSELSMAVTSVAQNAERASTMYQQTVGISTENMRIVDASINEMNAASEQMNKLQEDSKKIGNILDLIDDIAEQTNLLALNAAIEAARAGEHGRGFAVVADEVRKLAERSGEATRQISQIIETMQENTVKSVSAVGLGVQSSLDAAAAFDKIKGIVGETAQLITEIAAASEEQAAQADDVLRSVQSIAAASQEVCACAEETAASSHDLVDSTAQLNESLAAFRMS from the coding sequence ATGAAAAAGCTGAAGATGTCTGTGAAAACCAAGCTGCTGTCCATCCTGCTGATTCCGATTCTAGCTATGGCTCTAACTTCGTATTTATCGCTTAACCTGGTAATTTCATCCGATAATAATTTGAAACGCGTATTCTACGATCACGGCTATAATTTGACCTCATATATGCTCAATGCCGACAGGGATATGTATCAGGCTTATTCTGCGGTACAGCTACATCTGGCTACCGGAGACGAGAAGGCCGTTGCGGATTACCGGGAGAACATTGCCCAGGTAGCCGAAAGAATAGGAAGGGCTGAAGATATCCTGAAGACCTATAATGACCGGCGGATTCTTGACCTGAGAAGTGAAGCCGGAAGTGATATCTTGAGGGAGCTTGGAGAGGCCAGAATGCTGTTCGTGGAGTGGACTGGAATCATTGACCAGCTGCTGCAGTCTCCCGGGGAAAGAAAGGTAACAAATGAGCTGCTGCGGGTGGATCAGTTTACGGAAGCACGCGACAAGCTCGATTCGGCATCAGGCATCGTCGAGGCATTTATGGTGAACGAGGTTAAGGGCTCTGAAGAATCAATTCACCTTTCCTTCATAAAGGTAGCTGCAGTCAGCGTAGCCCTGCTAATGGCTTCCTTCATCATGGGTTTCCTCTATATCCGGAAAATTGGTTCGGCTTTTAAGATGATTCAGATAGTTATGGAAAGATTGACTGCAGGCGACCTTACAGTTGAACCGCTTAACCTCAAGAGCAAGGATGAAATTGGACAGGTGGCACTCGCAATTAATAATATGACTGGCAAAATTAAGGGACTGATCGAAAAGTCGGTAACTCTGTCACATACAGTCTCTACAGCCTCGCGGGAAATTTCGATGAACACAGAAGAAGTAGTAAGAAGCAGTACACATCAGGCTAATGATGCCCAGACGATGACGATGCTGGTGTCTGAACTGTCGATGGCCGTTACTTCAGTAGCGCAGAATGCGGAAAGGGCATCCACGATGTATCAACAGACTGTAGGTATTTCTACAGAGAATATGCGTATAGTCGATGCCTCGATCAATGAGATGAATGCGGCAAGCGAACAGATGAACAAGCTGCAGGAAGATTCCAAGAAAATCGGGAATATCCTCGATCTGATTGATGATATTGCGGAGCAGACCAATCTGCTGGCACTGAATGCTGCGATTGAAGCAGCCAGAGCCGGTGAACACGGCAGAGGTTTTGCAGTAGTGGCCGACGAAGTCCGTAAGCTGGCGGAACGGAGCGGGGAAGCTACCCGGCAAATCTCTCAGATTATTGAGACTATGCAGGAAAATACGGTAAAAAGTGTATCGGCAGTAGGTTTGGGAGTGCAATCCTCCTTGGATGCGGCAGCCGCCTTTGACAAGATTAAAGGGATTGTGGGTGAAACGGCCCAGTTAATCACCGAAATTGCTGCGGCCAGCGAAGAACAGGCAGCCCAGGCGGACGACGTGCTACGGTCAGTACAGAGCATTGCGGCTGCCAGCCAGGAAGTCTGTGCCTGTGCAGAAGAGACTGCGGCCTCCTCGCATGATCTGGTGGATTCCACAGCTCAGCTGAACGAGTCGCTGGCAGCGTTTCGGATGTCTTAA
- a CDS encoding MFS transporter, producing the protein MGFHLSRKLNRRVWNILAGTFFTRTALFMSVPYLAIFLTSQKHLSIFLAGCVLSINPLVNVLFSGFGGALADRLPLHKIIAVVPIIWGSLFILFYYADGFPAFLLLNGLNGLCYSIFEPASKKVLSTETLPENRLLVFNLRYTAINLGCFLGPLLSLMFNMKLTLFPYVILGVLYILYGVSTQFFFRHGGRIHASIASRGIGSLKNLGAIRKDYVFLLLLAGMSFSFFGYSQLNGTVSQYLNATSALADGARMYSVILSLNAVVILAAQFAVLRWISKWNPFHVVLASNLLIAASFLFFVLPVSPLMPLLFIIVFSLGELLIGARFDALVDELSPESNKGLYFGCSEFVKIGTTFGPMLGAGLLGLYGVESPVPVFGLIGGITAAGAALIGGARFQHLRKTRSPELMDEEPAALIR; encoded by the coding sequence ATGGGCTTTCATTTGTCACGGAAACTAAACCGTAGAGTATGGAACATTCTGGCCGGCACCTTTTTCACGAGAACTGCACTATTTATGAGCGTCCCTTATCTGGCCATCTTTCTGACGAGCCAAAAACATCTCTCCATCTTCCTGGCCGGCTGTGTTCTCAGTATCAATCCGCTGGTGAATGTGCTCTTCAGCGGCTTCGGAGGGGCGCTTGCGGACCGGCTGCCTCTGCACAAAATCATCGCCGTTGTCCCCATAATCTGGGGAAGCCTATTCATTCTGTTCTATTATGCGGACGGCTTCCCGGCCTTCCTGCTGCTTAACGGCCTTAACGGATTATGCTACTCCATCTTCGAGCCTGCCAGTAAAAAAGTACTGTCCACCGAAACGCTCCCGGAGAACCGGCTGCTCGTCTTCAATCTGCGGTATACGGCGATAAATCTGGGCTGTTTTCTCGGCCCGCTGTTAAGCCTGATGTTCAATATGAAGCTGACTCTCTTTCCTTATGTTATTCTGGGCGTGCTTTATATTCTGTATGGCGTCTCCACACAATTCTTCTTCCGGCACGGGGGCCGCATCCACGCTTCTATTGCATCCCGGGGTATCGGCAGCCTTAAGAATCTTGGTGCAATTCGCAAGGACTATGTATTCCTCCTCCTGCTGGCTGGAATGAGCTTCTCCTTCTTCGGGTATTCTCAGCTGAACGGAACCGTATCCCAATATTTAAACGCCACTTCTGCCTTGGCCGACGGTGCCCGGATGTATTCGGTGATCCTGTCGCTCAATGCGGTTGTTATTCTGGCTGCGCAATTTGCCGTGCTGCGCTGGATCTCGAAGTGGAATCCTTTCCACGTGGTACTCGCCAGTAATCTGCTGATTGCCGCAAGCTTTCTGTTCTTTGTGTTGCCCGTCTCCCCGTTGATGCCGCTGCTGTTCATTATAGTGTTCAGTCTGGGGGAGCTGCTGATTGGTGCGCGGTTCGATGCCTTAGTGGATGAGCTGTCTCCGGAGAGTAATAAGGGACTCTATTTCGGCTGCTCGGAGTTTGTTAAGATCGGAACCACTTTCGGCCCTATGCTCGGGGCGGGTCTGCTAGGGCTGTACGGGGTAGAATCGCCTGTTCCGGTGTTCGGACTGATCGGCGGGATTACTGCTGCCGGGGCTGCTCTGATCGGAGGCGCAAGGTTCCAGCATCTGCGGAAGACCCGCTCACCAGAATTAATGGATGAAGAACCGGCTGCCCTAATCCGTTAA
- a CDS encoding PAS domain-containing hybrid sensor histidine kinase/response regulator has translation MLRQHTEISSPFEQAFKKGTAGVAFLSISEEWTSVNPAVTLLLGYTEERLLGHGLTEFLYEDSLEIHRQKMGTLKAGEAPFFECELNFRHADGSVVAVLLHVSLISEPSTGMGLYYIVHLAGLRHPEAKSMDELPAPPDELYRLIAANIRDIVYYATPDGICRYCSPSIVEVLGYKPEELIGCDIRGLVYPEDMEFMSAPQAAELQSVQLRILHKDGRYLWIEFTLRIVEDSGSWSVLAVGRDVTQRKIMEQKLQESVERYTSLKKYNHDAIISLDLEGNIINGNEKAVQLTGYTIPELVGMSVGRIIGNHHLHDVISFCQKKGSMERSIDLIWHKDGHSVEVLTTLAPIIINKETVGFYIIVKDITEQKKLLIAKETAENTNRAKSEFLAMMSHEIRTPMNGVIGMTDLLLDLSDPDSQQREYLEIIRQSGESLLNIINDILDLSKIEAGKTSLHEEPFVLQHCIESALELLQLKAENKGLTIQVEVGPEVPADLIGDGERLKQILINLVGNAVKFTYTGGIKVGVQRIRGEEAADGVTLQFTVADTGIGIPEDARSQLFEPFYQLDHSMSRKHEGSGLGLAISKQLVEMMGGRIQLEPQTGQGATFVFTVVLRTEKQALTAEGAEPGLLSPQQLSRSLRILVAEDNVINQIVLRKILEKRGFAVDVAEDGLQVVEMVSQRSYDLIFMDVQMPGMNGLEATLRIRQTQPADSQPVIIAVTANALKGDRELCIEAGMDEYISKPLRSETIVNVIGKFF, from the coding sequence ATGCTAAGACAACATACGGAGATCTCTTCTCCATTCGAACAGGCATTCAAAAAGGGGACTGCCGGAGTTGCATTTCTCTCCATTTCCGAAGAATGGACTAGTGTGAATCCGGCGGTAACCCTGTTACTTGGATACACGGAAGAACGATTGCTGGGACATGGCCTCACGGAGTTTCTGTATGAAGATTCCCTGGAGATACATAGGCAAAAGATGGGCACCCTAAAAGCGGGAGAGGCTCCCTTTTTTGAATGTGAGCTAAATTTCCGGCATGCAGACGGCTCTGTAGTTGCAGTACTGCTGCATGTTTCTCTGATTAGCGAGCCCTCTACGGGAATGGGCTTGTATTATATCGTTCATCTGGCCGGATTGCGGCACCCGGAAGCTAAGTCCATGGATGAACTTCCTGCACCGCCAGATGAGCTGTACCGCCTGATCGCAGCCAATATTCGAGACATTGTATATTATGCAACCCCGGATGGTATCTGCAGATACTGTTCTCCTTCGATTGTAGAAGTACTCGGGTATAAGCCTGAGGAATTGATCGGCTGTGATATCCGCGGACTGGTTTACCCCGAGGATATGGAATTTATGAGCGCTCCGCAGGCGGCTGAGCTTCAGAGTGTGCAGCTGCGGATTCTTCATAAGGACGGGCGGTATCTCTGGATTGAATTCACGCTGCGGATTGTGGAAGACAGCGGGAGCTGGAGCGTGCTTGCCGTAGGCCGTGATGTGACACAGCGTAAGATTATGGAGCAGAAGCTGCAGGAATCGGTAGAGCGGTATACCTCGCTGAAGAAATATAACCATGATGCGATTATTTCCCTGGATCTGGAAGGGAACATCATCAATGGGAATGAGAAGGCCGTGCAGCTGACAGGCTACACCATTCCTGAGCTGGTGGGAATGAGTGTCGGCCGGATTATCGGGAACCACCATCTTCACGACGTGATCAGCTTCTGCCAGAAGAAGGGTTCCATGGAACGGAGCATCGACCTCATCTGGCATAAGGACGGGCATTCCGTGGAGGTGCTGACAACCCTTGCCCCTATCATAATCAACAAGGAGACGGTGGGCTTTTATATAATCGTCAAGGATATTACCGAGCAGAAGAAGCTGCTGATCGCCAAAGAAACCGCCGAGAATACGAACCGGGCCAAAAGCGAGTTCCTGGCTATGATGAGCCATGAAATCCGCACGCCGATGAACGGGGTGATCGGGATGACCGATCTGCTGCTGGACCTCAGTGATCCGGATTCTCAGCAACGGGAGTACCTGGAAATCATCCGCCAGAGCGGGGAATCCCTGCTGAATATCATTAACGATATTCTGGATCTATCCAAGATAGAGGCTGGCAAAACCTCATTGCATGAAGAACCGTTTGTCCTTCAGCACTGCATAGAGTCTGCTCTGGAGCTGCTGCAGCTTAAAGCGGAGAATAAGGGCCTAACCATCCAGGTGGAGGTGGGACCGGAGGTGCCCGCTGATCTGATCGGGGACGGAGAACGCTTGAAGCAGATCCTGATCAATCTGGTCGGCAATGCAGTGAAGTTCACTTACACGGGCGGGATAAAGGTAGGCGTGCAAAGGATAAGGGGAGAAGAGGCTGCTGATGGGGTAACGCTGCAATTTACAGTGGCGGATACAGGAATAGGCATTCCGGAGGATGCCCGCAGCCAATTGTTCGAGCCGTTCTACCAGCTGGATCATTCCATGAGCCGCAAACATGAAGGAAGTGGCCTGGGGCTGGCGATCAGCAAGCAGCTGGTTGAAATGATGGGAGGCAGGATTCAGCTGGAGCCGCAGACCGGGCAGGGGGCAACTTTTGTATTTACAGTGGTGCTCCGGACCGAGAAGCAGGCTCTGACTGCTGAGGGGGCGGAGCCGGGCCTGCTGAGTCCGCAGCAGCTCAGCCGTTCTTTGCGCATCCTGGTGGCTGAAGACAATGTTATTAATCAGATTGTGCTGCGCAAAATTCTGGAGAAGCGCGGGTTCGCCGTCGATGTTGCGGAAGACGGGCTGCAGGTAGTCGAGATGGTCTCTCAGCGCAGCTATGACCTGATCTTCATGGATGTGCAGATGCCCGGCATGAACGGCCTGGAGGCCACATTGAGAATCAGGCAGACGCAGCCGGCAGACTCGCAGCCGGTCATTATTGCCGTAACGGCTAATGCGCTGAAAGGCGACCGGGAATTATGCATTGAAGCGGGAATGGACGAGTATATCAGCAAGCCGCTGAGAAGCGAGACTATAGTGAATGTTATCGGGAAATTCTTTTAA
- a CDS encoding LLM class flavin-dependent oxidoreductase — translation MNNQGNDQAKQAAEPEFEFGIYTLGDIVTDCQTGQRISPRQRLHEVIAAAKLADEAGLDVFGVGEHHRLDFVISSVPVVLAAIAQVTERIKLTSATTVLSTIDPVRVFEDFATLDLLSDGRAEIIAGRGAFLESFPLFGYELEDYKQLFSENLDLLLTLNQHEVMNWEGKFRSPLHNAEIAPRPLQQKLPLWVGIGGSAESAQKAGELGVGMAIAILSGSPEPFQNLAHTYRRSGAAAGHRPEDLKIAITSHGYIAKTSRQALDEYYPYYYSYRNAISPKPGQEYRVSREEFGRFTSPDNTLAVGSPQQIIEKILYQHELFGHHRFMTQLDIGGLPYAKVAEAIELLATEVAPVVRRELAKKRSGISSPQ, via the coding sequence ATGAACAATCAAGGGAATGATCAAGCGAAGCAAGCGGCTGAACCGGAGTTCGAGTTCGGTATTTATACACTCGGGGATATCGTAACCGATTGCCAAACGGGGCAGCGGATTAGCCCCCGCCAGCGGCTCCATGAAGTGATTGCTGCCGCGAAGCTTGCCGATGAAGCGGGTCTGGATGTATTCGGCGTAGGTGAACATCACCGGCTGGATTTCGTCATCTCCTCAGTACCGGTTGTGCTGGCAGCTATTGCCCAGGTTACAGAGCGGATTAAGCTTACCAGTGCAACCACTGTACTGAGTACGATTGATCCGGTTCGTGTCTTCGAGGATTTCGCCACTCTGGATCTGCTGTCGGACGGCCGGGCGGAGATTATCGCCGGGCGCGGCGCATTCCTGGAATCCTTCCCGCTGTTCGGCTATGAGCTGGAGGATTACAAACAGCTGTTCAGCGAGAATCTCGACCTGCTGCTCACGCTGAACCAGCATGAGGTCATGAACTGGGAAGGCAAGTTCCGCTCCCCGCTGCATAACGCCGAGATTGCCCCGCGTCCGCTGCAGCAGAAGCTTCCGCTCTGGGTGGGCATCGGCGGTTCGGCCGAAAGTGCCCAGAAGGCCGGAGAGCTGGGTGTAGGTATGGCCATCGCTATTCTGAGCGGCAGCCCGGAGCCTTTCCAGAATCTGGCCCACACCTACCGCCGCTCCGGCGCAGCAGCAGGGCACAGACCGGAAGACTTGAAGATTGCCATCACAAGCCACGGTTACATAGCCAAGACCTCCCGGCAGGCATTGGATGAGTACTATCCTTATTACTACAGCTACCGCAATGCGATTAGCCCGAAGCCCGGCCAGGAATACCGTGTCTCACGCGAAGAATTCGGCCGGTTCACCTCTCCGGACAATACCTTGGCCGTGGGCAGCCCGCAGCAGATTATTGAGAAGATCCTCTATCAGCATGAGCTGTTCGGCCATCACCGCTTCATGACCCAGCTGGATATCGGCGGCCTTCCCTATGCCAAGGTGGCAGAAGCCATTGAGCTGCTGGCAACAGAAGTAGCTCCGGTTGTGCGGCGCGAGCTCGCCAAGAAGCGCAGCGGCATCTCTTCCCCCCAATAA